Proteins encoded together in one Hymenobacter monticola window:
- a CDS encoding class I SAM-dependent methyltransferase, translating to MTPDDALPANLFRRQDETPDAEFYHHPRFVTHIDDRAIAAVTQLYREYFAPDSALLDLMSSWVSHLPPEVPYRRVVGLGMNKAELKANPRLESFVVQDLNQQPVLPFADDEFNGAAICVSIDYLTQPVTVLRELARVLRPEAPLVVTFSNRCFPSKAVAAWHALDDRGHLALVRQYLTTADGWHAIELLDRSPQPPGRSDPLFAVVARVAPR from the coding sequence ATGACTCCCGACGACGCCCTTCCCGCCAACCTCTTCCGTCGCCAGGACGAAACGCCCGACGCGGAATTCTACCACCACCCGCGCTTTGTGACGCACATTGACGACCGCGCCATTGCGGCCGTCACGCAGCTCTACCGCGAGTATTTCGCGCCGGACTCCGCGCTGCTCGATTTGATGAGCAGTTGGGTGAGCCACCTGCCGCCCGAGGTGCCCTACCGCCGCGTGGTGGGCCTGGGCATGAACAAAGCCGAGCTCAAAGCCAACCCGCGCCTCGAATCCTTCGTGGTGCAAGACCTCAACCAGCAGCCCGTCCTGCCTTTCGCCGACGACGAGTTCAACGGGGCTGCCATCTGCGTGTCCATCGACTACCTGACGCAGCCGGTGACGGTGCTGCGCGAATTGGCCCGCGTGCTGCGGCCCGAGGCGCCGCTGGTTGTCACCTTTTCCAACCGCTGCTTTCCCAGCAAGGCCGTTGCCGCCTGGCACGCCCTCGACGACCGTGGCCACTTGGCCTTGGTGCGCCAGTACCTGACTACCGCCGACGGCTGGCACGCCATCGAACTGCTCGACCGCAGCCCCCAGCCGCCCGGCCGCTCCGACCCACTCTTCGCCGTGGTGGCGCGGGTGGCGCCCCGCTAA
- a CDS encoding beta propeller repeat protein: MKHPSLLLAAGLLAVACQKKDPEATPRETEDPDWIKLEIKTVFDGDEAYSIWGDIDKTLLVSTKAHIYATSDQGKTWQERKNFASATYGFVSRNDTIFALSNYLTDAQGQKTASFVDYFTTDLGKTWVHVNTVPRGREKYYRLTQPFGRVEAAGNTYRTQENTQPIANSTSRLVVASDLLRTDGTTQTKMRLPTGHYLKGLYLDGQQRLYVAASGLRFDTSTGEAIDPTVGRPAVVYVSRRPLP, translated from the coding sequence ATGAAACACCCTTCCCTTCTGCTCGCCGCCGGGCTACTCGCGGTGGCCTGCCAAAAAAAAGACCCTGAAGCAACGCCCCGCGAAACCGAAGACCCGGATTGGATAAAGCTGGAAATAAAGACTGTTTTTGATGGCGATGAAGCTTATTCCATTTGGGGCGACATCGATAAAACCCTGCTGGTTTCGACAAAGGCACACATTTACGCCACTTCCGACCAAGGCAAAACTTGGCAGGAGCGGAAGAACTTTGCGAGTGCTACCTACGGCTTTGTGTCGCGCAATGACACGATTTTTGCCTTAAGCAACTACCTCACCGATGCCCAAGGCCAGAAAACGGCCTCCTTTGTCGATTACTTCACCACCGACCTCGGTAAAACGTGGGTGCATGTGAACACCGTGCCCCGGGGCCGCGAGAAGTACTACCGCTTGACCCAGCCCTTTGGCCGGGTAGAAGCCGCTGGCAACACGTACCGCACCCAGGAAAACACCCAGCCCATCGCCAACTCCACCAGCCGCTTGGTGGTCGCCTCCGACCTGCTGCGAACGGACGGCACCACGCAAACCAAGATGCGTCTGCCCACCGGTCATTACCTTAAGGGACTGTACCTCGATGGGCAGCAGCGGCTGTACGTGGCAGCCTCCGGCCTGCGCTTCGATACCAGTACCGGCGAGGCCATCGACCCCACCGTGGGCCGCCCGGCGGTGGTGTACGTTTCGCGGCGGCCGCTTCCGTAA
- the uvrA gene encoding excinuclease ABC subunit UvrA, protein MPASPPPSPADARADGFVRVRGAREHNLKNVDVDIPRDALVVFTGVSGSGKSSLAFGTLYAEAQRRYLESVSPYARRLFHQMAVPEVTAIEGLPPAVALQQQRGAPSTRSSVGSVTTLSNLLRMLYSRAGDYPAGQGIIYAEAFSPNTAEGACPTCHGLGRVYEVTEQSMVPDPTLTIRERAIAAWPQAWGGQNQRDILVSMGYDVDTPWQDLPQKDRDWILFTEEQPVLPVYPGYSPEQTQRAIKRREPPNYMGTFTGVKKYVLHTFATTQSALMKKRVAQYMLGSDCPTCHGKRLRVESLSVKFAGLDIADMSRLPLKRLAALLQPFAAGKTAGHLAHPEQAIVARRIAEDLAARLAVLLDLGLGYLSLERGTPTLSPGELQRLRLATQLYSNLFGVVYVLDEPSAGLHPADTEALLHALAGLKGAGNSLFVVEHDLDVIRQADWLVDVGPAAGEKGGEILYSGPPEGLKGIEASQTRQFLFDTSALPDVPPRTPTGWLKLAGVTRNNLENLSVEFPLGVFTTVTGVSGSGKSSLVSQVLVELVAESLGQTIEAEEEEADPLAAPAPATLGGQITAGLDKIKRLVRVDQKPIGRTPRSNMATYTGLFDHVRKLFAATPEARKRRYDAGRFSFNVAKGRCENCSGEGFVMVELLFLPSVYAPCPVCHGARYNAKTLEVQYQGRNIAEVLGLTVDDAWEFFADEPAIHRALTVLREVGLGYLRLGQPATELSGGEAQRIKLATELQRIGRGNTLYVLDEPTTGLHPSDTEKLMLQLEGLVEAGNTVIVVEHEMRVVAGSDWVIDIGPGAGEDGGRVVAAGPPRAVAKVRESRTAPYLREFLAPQSAGVPRK, encoded by the coding sequence ATGCCTGCTTCCCCGCCCCCCTCTCCTGCCGATGCCCGCGCTGACGGCTTCGTTCGCGTCCGCGGCGCCCGCGAACACAACCTCAAAAACGTCGACGTTGACATTCCGCGCGATGCCCTGGTGGTGTTCACCGGCGTGTCGGGCTCGGGCAAAAGCAGCTTAGCCTTTGGCACGCTCTACGCCGAGGCCCAGCGCCGCTACCTGGAGTCGGTGTCGCCCTACGCGCGGCGGCTGTTCCACCAAATGGCGGTGCCCGAGGTGACGGCCATTGAGGGGCTGCCGCCGGCGGTGGCGTTGCAGCAGCAGCGCGGCGCACCCAGCACCCGCTCGTCGGTGGGCTCGGTCACCACGCTGTCCAACCTGCTGCGCATGCTGTACTCGCGGGCCGGCGACTACCCGGCCGGCCAGGGCATCATCTACGCCGAAGCCTTCTCGCCCAACACCGCCGAGGGCGCCTGCCCCACCTGCCACGGCCTGGGCCGCGTGTATGAGGTGACCGAGCAAAGCATGGTGCCCGACCCCACGCTCACCATTCGGGAGCGCGCCATTGCGGCTTGGCCCCAGGCCTGGGGCGGCCAGAACCAGCGCGACATTCTGGTGAGCATGGGCTACGACGTGGATACACCCTGGCAGGACCTGCCCCAAAAGGACCGGGACTGGATACTCTTCACCGAGGAGCAGCCCGTGCTACCGGTGTATCCCGGCTACTCGCCCGAGCAGACGCAGCGCGCCATCAAGCGGCGCGAGCCGCCGAACTACATGGGCACCTTCACGGGCGTGAAGAAGTACGTGCTGCACACCTTCGCCACCACCCAAAGCGCGCTGATGAAGAAGCGCGTGGCGCAGTACATGCTGGGTTCCGACTGCCCCACCTGCCACGGCAAGCGCCTGCGGGTGGAGTCGCTGAGCGTGAAATTTGCCGGGCTGGACATTGCCGACATGTCGCGGCTGCCGCTGAAGCGGCTGGCGGCGCTGTTGCAGCCTTTTGCAGCGGGCAAAACGGCCGGCCACCTGGCGCACCCGGAGCAGGCCATCGTGGCCCGGCGCATTGCCGAGGATTTGGCGGCGCGGCTGGCGGTGCTGCTTGATTTGGGGCTGGGCTACTTGTCGCTGGAGCGCGGCACGCCCACGCTTTCGCCCGGCGAGCTGCAGCGCTTGAGGCTGGCCACCCAGCTGTATTCCAACCTGTTCGGGGTGGTGTACGTGCTCGACGAGCCCAGCGCCGGCCTGCATCCAGCCGATACTGAGGCGCTGTTGCACGCGCTGGCGGGCCTCAAAGGCGCGGGCAACTCGCTGTTCGTGGTGGAGCACGATTTGGACGTCATCCGCCAAGCCGACTGGCTCGTGGATGTGGGCCCCGCGGCCGGCGAAAAAGGTGGCGAAATCCTCTACAGCGGCCCGCCCGAGGGCTTGAAAGGTATCGAAGCTTCGCAGACGCGCCAGTTTCTGTTCGATACTTCCGCGCTGCCCGACGTGCCGCCCCGCACGCCCACCGGCTGGCTGAAGCTGGCGGGTGTGACGCGCAACAACCTGGAAAACCTCTCTGTAGAATTTCCGCTGGGCGTGTTCACGACGGTTACGGGCGTGTCGGGCTCGGGCAAGTCCAGCCTCGTGAGCCAGGTGCTGGTGGAACTGGTGGCCGAAAGCCTGGGCCAGACCATTGAGGCCGAGGAAGAGGAAGCCGACCCGCTGGCAGCGCCCGCGCCCGCCACACTGGGCGGGCAGATTACGGCGGGTCTGGATAAAATCAAGCGCTTAGTTCGCGTCGACCAGAAGCCCATAGGCCGCACGCCGCGCTCCAACATGGCCACCTATACCGGCTTGTTCGACCACGTGCGCAAGCTGTTCGCGGCCACGCCCGAGGCCCGCAAGCGCCGCTACGACGCGGGCCGCTTCAGCTTCAACGTGGCCAAAGGGCGCTGCGAAAACTGCTCGGGCGAAGGCTTCGTGATGGTGGAGCTGCTGTTTTTGCCCAGCGTGTACGCGCCCTGCCCGGTGTGCCACGGCGCCCGCTACAACGCCAAAACACTGGAGGTGCAGTACCAGGGTCGCAACATTGCCGAGGTGCTGGGTTTGACCGTGGACGACGCCTGGGAGTTCTTCGCCGACGAGCCCGCCATCCACCGCGCCCTCACCGTGCTGCGCGAAGTGGGCCTGGGCTACCTGCGCCTGGGCCAGCCCGCCACCGAGCTTTCGGGCGGCGAGGCCCAGCGCATCAAGCTGGCCACCGAGCTGCAGCGCATCGGCCGCGGCAACACGCTCTACGTGCTCGACGAGCCCACCACCGGCCTCCACCCTTCCGACACCGAGAAGCTGATGCTGCAACTCGAAGGCCTGGTAGAGGCCGGCAACACCGTCATTGTGGTGGAGCACGAGATGCGCGTGGTGGCGGGTTCCGATTGGGTTATCGACATCGGACCCGGCGCGGGCGAGGACGGCGGGCGCGTGGTGGCTGCCGGCCCGCCGCGCGCGGTGGCCAAGGTGCGCGAGAGCCGAACGGCACCGTATCTGCGGGAGTTTTTAGCTCCGCAGTCGGCTGGCGTTCCTCGGAAATAG
- the gntA gene encoding guanitoxin biosynthesis heme-dependent pre-guanitoxin N-hydroxylase GntA has product MNKREFPCVAAKTALTWQQLHCLVVDHMACPKDDAAILDFLYEFVDTYRQSEKLYHSAAIIFRGPTAPSEAMFEELFWQRLQSLANLDAQRYGYDPRVVADPASSDFSFSLKEEAFFVVGLHPGSSRAARQFGHPTLVFNAHAQFEQIRANGRYDGLRDTIRKRDVAYSGSVNPMLQNFGEASEVYQYTGKVYDDAWKCPFLSPHAQHPPLNSAA; this is encoded by the coding sequence ATTAATAAGCGGGAGTTTCCCTGCGTAGCCGCCAAAACCGCCCTGACCTGGCAGCAGCTCCACTGCCTGGTCGTCGACCACATGGCTTGTCCGAAAGACGACGCAGCCATTCTGGATTTTCTCTACGAGTTTGTGGACACCTACCGGCAATCGGAAAAGCTGTACCACAGCGCGGCCATCATTTTCCGCGGACCCACGGCGCCCAGCGAAGCCATGTTTGAGGAGTTGTTCTGGCAGCGGCTGCAGTCCCTGGCCAACCTCGATGCGCAACGCTACGGCTACGACCCCCGCGTGGTGGCCGACCCGGCTTCATCTGACTTCAGCTTTAGCCTCAAGGAAGAAGCGTTTTTTGTGGTGGGCCTGCACCCGGGTAGCTCCCGCGCGGCGCGGCAGTTTGGCCACCCTACGCTGGTGTTCAACGCCCACGCGCAGTTCGAGCAAATCCGCGCCAACGGCCGCTACGATGGCCTGCGCGACACCATCCGCAAGCGCGACGTGGCCTATTCCGGCTCCGTGAACCCCATGCTGCAAAACTTCGGCGAAGCCTCCGAAGTGTACCAATACACCGGCAAAGTCTACGACGATGCCTGGAAATGCCCTTTCCTCAGCCCCCATGCCCAGCACCCCCCACTTAATTCCGCCGCGTAG
- a CDS encoding DUF1989 domain-containing protein, with amino-acid sequence MPSTPHLIPPRSGTAFVLRQGQRLKVTDPQGEQVSDFVCFNLHDTAEYLSSGRTIDYAETIFLTAGHPFYSNRSNVMFELVEDTVGRHDFLLTPCSADTFRIIYGHEHPHRGCFGNLSEALAPHGITPDQIPICFNIFMHVTVDGETGKVGVLPPKSRAGDYVILEAKMDLVVGMTACSAEMSNNYAFKPIAYEVLD; translated from the coding sequence ATGCCCAGCACCCCCCACTTAATTCCGCCGCGTAGCGGCACGGCCTTCGTCCTGCGCCAGGGCCAACGCCTGAAAGTAACCGACCCGCAGGGCGAGCAGGTGTCCGATTTCGTGTGCTTCAACCTGCACGACACGGCCGAGTACCTGTCGTCGGGCCGCACCATCGACTACGCTGAAACCATCTTCCTCACCGCCGGCCACCCGTTCTACTCCAACCGGAGCAACGTCATGTTTGAGCTGGTGGAAGACACCGTGGGCCGGCACGACTTCCTGCTCACGCCCTGCTCGGCCGACACCTTCCGCATTATCTACGGGCACGAGCACCCACACCGCGGCTGCTTCGGCAACCTCAGCGAGGCCCTGGCTCCGCACGGCATCACGCCCGACCAGATTCCGATTTGCTTCAACATTTTCATGCATGTGACTGTGGACGGCGAAACCGGCAAAGTAGGCGTGCTACCGCCCAAAAGCCGCGCCGGCGACTACGTGATACTGGAAGCTAAAATGGACCTCGTGGTAGGCATGACCGCCTGCTCGGCCGAGATGTCGAACAACTACGCTTTCAAGCCCATAGCCTACGAGGTGCTGGATTAA
- a CDS encoding DUF2846 domain-containing protein, whose protein sequence is MKTFLLTLLMAGASLAARAQTFYPDLDLQTLDVPGRVVHVEQVLDGRAGTPPIGIAYRAGRAAAIEFRQGVGPALTAFALRQLPARPTDHPVVLCLRSLHLGETLGGPREQATADLTADVYEHLPDGYHFVQAVAAHASTQGREVTYWHAVHLAQMLAQCLGQLNTADWAAGAARPARLLTALPTDAPAAGRRAAILRETPRRGLYFRFEEFLQNRPDTTLTFALDTARARRYPSPIATAQWLGVARVRPKVRFGANPDATLGEDLWGFCDGQQVFVKYNKLFYPLTRQGSFFTFVAEAPLDQLHAEALAQSQSRAAMLAGLVGAAVARTNMPDHTAEPMTYGLDMTTGALGPFPALGTPVRTDTAYVYLYRPAQAADAPPVGVFVDGREMGALRPGQYLEVPWTRFGKPMRLCLNGVPVSNPCQLLVPNAAQLSYLKIDASRNGPAWQWMSPRQGSAELDELDKLRK, encoded by the coding sequence ATGAAAACTTTTCTACTGACACTCTTGATGGCTGGGGCGAGTTTGGCCGCCCGCGCCCAAACCTTCTACCCCGACCTCGACCTGCAGACGCTGGACGTGCCCGGCCGCGTGGTACACGTGGAGCAGGTGCTCGACGGCCGCGCCGGCACGCCGCCCATCGGCATTGCTTACCGCGCCGGCCGGGCCGCCGCCATCGAATTTCGGCAGGGGGTAGGACCGGCCCTCACCGCTTTCGCGCTCCGCCAGCTGCCCGCCCGCCCCACCGACCACCCCGTGGTGCTGTGCCTGCGCAGCCTGCACCTGGGCGAAACCCTGGGCGGCCCCCGCGAGCAGGCCACCGCCGACCTCACCGCCGACGTGTACGAGCACCTGCCCGACGGCTACCACTTCGTGCAGGCCGTGGCGGCCCACGCCAGCACCCAGGGCCGCGAGGTGACGTACTGGCACGCCGTGCACCTGGCCCAGATGCTGGCCCAGTGCCTCGGCCAGCTGAACACGGCCGACTGGGCTGCCGGGGCCGCCCGCCCCGCCCGTCTCCTCACGGCCCTGCCCACCGATGCGCCGGCAGCCGGGCGCCGGGCGGCCATCCTGCGCGAGACACCGCGCCGGGGCCTGTACTTCCGCTTCGAGGAGTTTTTGCAGAACCGGCCCGACACTACCCTGACCTTCGCCCTCGACACGGCGCGGGCGCGGCGCTACCCCAGCCCCATTGCCACGGCGCAGTGGCTGGGCGTGGCGCGCGTGCGCCCCAAGGTGCGCTTCGGAGCCAACCCCGACGCAACCCTCGGCGAGGACCTGTGGGGCTTTTGCGACGGGCAGCAAGTGTTTGTGAAATACAACAAGCTGTTTTACCCGCTCACGCGCCAGGGCAGCTTCTTCACCTTCGTGGCCGAAGCCCCGCTCGACCAGCTGCACGCCGAGGCCTTGGCCCAAAGCCAGAGCCGGGCGGCCATGCTGGCGGGCTTGGTAGGGGCCGCCGTGGCCCGCACCAACATGCCCGACCACACTGCCGAGCCCATGACCTATGGCCTCGACATGACGACCGGCGCGCTGGGCCCGTTTCCCGCCCTGGGCACCCCCGTTCGGACCGATACCGCCTACGTGTACCTCTACCGGCCCGCCCAGGCGGCCGACGCCCCGCCGGTGGGCGTGTTTGTGGATGGCCGCGAGATGGGCGCGCTACGCCCCGGCCAGTACCTGGAGGTGCCTTGGACGCGCTTCGGCAAGCCCATGCGGCTGTGCCTGAACGGCGTGCCCGTGTCCAACCCCTGCCAGCTGCTGGTGCCCAATGCCGCGCAGCTCAGCTACTTAAAAATAGACGCCTCCCGGAACGGACCCGCCTGGCAGTGGATGTCGCCCCGCCAGGGCTCGGCCGAGCTGGACGAGCTCGACAAGCTCCGCAAGTAG
- the msrB gene encoding peptide-methionine (R)-S-oxide reductase MsrB, translating to MLRWKDIITYAKYGNPEPPRRVELSDAEWAARLPPGRFAVLRQQATEPPYRNAYCRAYEPGRYACAGCGTVLFEADEKYHAISGWPSFRQPAARNAIAYFFDESFNMQRMEARCNVCGGHLGHVFADGPEPSGLRYCMNSASLLKRE from the coding sequence ATGCTGCGCTGGAAGGACATCATCACCTACGCCAAATACGGCAACCCCGAGCCGCCCCGGCGCGTGGAGCTTTCGGACGCCGAATGGGCCGCGCGGCTGCCGCCCGGGCGGTTTGCCGTGCTGCGGCAGCAGGCCACCGAGCCGCCCTACCGCAACGCCTACTGCCGCGCCTACGAGCCCGGCCGCTACGCCTGCGCCGGCTGCGGCACGGTGCTGTTCGAGGCCGACGAGAAGTACCACGCCATTTCGGGCTGGCCCAGCTTCCGGCAGCCGGCGGCGCGCAATGCCATTGCGTATTTCTTCGATGAGAGTTTCAACATGCAGCGCATGGAGGCGCGCTGCAACGTGTGCGGCGGGCACCTCGGGCACGTATTCGCCGACGGGCCGGAACCAAGCGGCCTGCGCTACTGCATGAACTCGGCCAGCCTGCTGAAACGGGAGTAG
- a CDS encoding NCS1 family nucleobase:cation symporter-1 — protein sequence MDTATATHTPDAGLTSPDLAPVAPAERTWGTGNYAALWVSMSLCIPTYMLASSLIEGGMNWWQALLTIFLGNTIVLVPMLLNGRAGAQYGIPFPVFARASFGVRGANVPALLRAIIACGWFGIQTWIGGYALYQMAVLWVPGLATLPAVFPASWGLTTGPALLFFLFWLLNMYVVHKGVDSIRKLLVFKAFFLPVAALALLWWAIAAGKGLGPILAQPSKFTDSAQFWAFFFPSLTGMVGFWATLSLNIPDFTRYATSQRAQQLGQAIGLPTSMTMFSFVGVVVTSATFVIYGKTIWDPVVLAGKFDSKLLVSFAMLAVALSTLATNIAANIVSPANDFANLSPERISFKTGGYITGVIGLLTFPWKLIADPTGFIFTWLVGYSGLLGPIGGIMIVDYYLLRRQRLDLAGLYQYRGPYAYRNGVNRAAIWALVLGVLPNIPGFLVAVGALGKDAVWPALVSLYNYSWFVGFLVSGGVYLLLMRTQTAGQSAPNAAGAAAVPSAAPSLVP from the coding sequence ATGGATACCGCTACTGCCACCCATACTCCCGACGCCGGCCTCACCAGCCCCGACCTGGCCCCTGTGGCGCCCGCCGAGCGCACCTGGGGCACCGGCAACTACGCCGCGCTCTGGGTGAGCATGAGCTTGTGCATCCCGACTTACATGCTGGCCAGCTCGCTCATCGAGGGCGGCATGAACTGGTGGCAGGCCCTGCTCACCATCTTCCTGGGCAACACCATTGTGCTGGTGCCCATGCTGCTGAACGGCCGGGCGGGCGCGCAGTACGGCATCCCGTTCCCGGTGTTTGCGCGGGCCAGCTTTGGGGTGCGCGGGGCCAATGTGCCGGCCCTGCTGCGGGCCATCATCGCCTGCGGCTGGTTCGGCATTCAAACTTGGATTGGCGGCTACGCGCTGTATCAGATGGCGGTGCTCTGGGTGCCGGGGCTGGCCACGCTGCCGGCCGTGTTTCCGGCTAGCTGGGGCCTGACCACCGGGCCGGCGCTGCTGTTTTTCCTGTTTTGGCTCCTGAATATGTACGTCGTGCACAAGGGGGTCGACAGCATCCGCAAGCTCTTGGTGTTCAAGGCATTTTTCCTGCCAGTGGCGGCACTGGCGTTGCTGTGGTGGGCCATTGCGGCGGGCAAGGGCTTGGGGCCGATATTGGCGCAGCCCAGCAAGTTCACCGATAGCGCGCAGTTCTGGGCGTTCTTCTTTCCGTCGCTCACGGGCATGGTGGGCTTCTGGGCCACGCTCTCGCTCAACATCCCCGACTTCACGCGCTACGCCACCAGCCAGCGCGCTCAGCAGCTGGGCCAGGCCATTGGGCTGCCCACGTCGATGACCATGTTTTCGTTTGTGGGCGTGGTCGTGACTTCGGCCACGTTCGTCATCTACGGTAAAACCATCTGGGACCCGGTGGTGCTGGCCGGCAAGTTCGACAGCAAGCTGCTGGTGAGCTTTGCCATGCTGGCCGTGGCCCTGAGCACGCTGGCCACCAACATCGCGGCCAACATCGTGAGCCCGGCCAACGACTTCGCCAACCTCTCGCCCGAGCGCATCAGCTTCAAAACCGGCGGCTACATCACCGGCGTCATTGGCCTGCTCACCTTCCCCTGGAAGCTCATTGCCGACCCCACGGGCTTCATTTTCACCTGGCTGGTGGGCTACTCGGGCCTGCTCGGCCCCATCGGCGGCATCATGATTGTGGACTACTACTTGCTGCGCCGCCAGCGCCTCGACCTGGCCGGCCTCTACCAGTACCGCGGCCCCTACGCCTACCGCAACGGCGTGAACCGGGCCGCCATCTGGGCCCTGGTGCTGGGGGTGTTGCCCAACATCCCGGGCTTCCTGGTGGCGGTGGGGGCGCTGGGCAAGGACGCAGTTTGGCCGGCGCTGGTGAGCCTCTACAATTACTCGTGGTTTGTGGGCTTCCTGGTGTCGGGCGGCGTATACTTGCTGCTGATGCGCACCCAAACAGCCGGCCAGTCGGCGCCGAATGCCGCGGGCGCGGCGGCCGTGCCGAGTGCCGCCCCTTCCCTCGTTCCCTAA
- a CDS encoding NRAMP family divalent metal transporter, whose product MANSSIGPGFLTQTTVFTQQLLTSFGFVILLSVLLDIGAQLNTWRILTVSELRAQDLANRLLPGLGYFLAAMVILGGFAFNIGNIAGCGLGLNVLTGLSFEQGAMISCAVALLLFWVQEVGKMLDGFTKVLGTVKILLTMGIAVSARPPLLQALHHTVMPTQISAAAIVTIVGGTVGGYITFSGAHRLLDAGIKGPGNQVEVTRSALSGIVISTVMRFVLFLAIVGVLVHGAVLDKDNPAAGVFRAAAGEAGFRVFGVILWSAAISSVVGAAYTSVSFFKTFHPVFARHERLCISVFIVLSTSVFVLVGKPAQLLVVAGAVNGLILPIALSIVLVAATSRRLMGSYRHPRWMLAAGWLVVLVMGALSVPVLVEQLAGLLR is encoded by the coding sequence ATGGCGAATTCATCCATCGGGCCGGGCTTCCTTACCCAGACTACGGTGTTTACCCAGCAGTTGCTCACCAGCTTTGGGTTCGTCATTTTGCTCTCGGTGCTGCTCGACATCGGCGCGCAGCTCAACACCTGGCGCATCCTCACCGTGAGCGAGCTGCGGGCGCAGGATTTGGCCAACCGGCTGCTGCCGGGCCTGGGGTATTTTCTGGCCGCGATGGTGATTTTGGGCGGCTTTGCCTTCAACATCGGCAACATTGCCGGCTGCGGGCTGGGGCTGAATGTGCTCACCGGCCTGAGCTTCGAGCAGGGCGCCATGATAAGCTGCGCGGTGGCCCTGCTGCTGTTCTGGGTGCAGGAAGTTGGGAAGATGCTCGACGGCTTTACCAAGGTGCTGGGTACGGTCAAGATTCTGCTCACGATGGGCATTGCCGTCAGCGCCCGGCCGCCGCTGCTGCAGGCGCTGCACCACACGGTGATGCCGACGCAGATTAGCGCGGCGGCTATTGTTACCATCGTGGGCGGCACGGTGGGCGGCTACATCACGTTTTCGGGCGCGCATCGGCTGCTCGATGCGGGCATCAAGGGCCCGGGCAACCAGGTGGAGGTGACGCGCAGCGCCCTCAGCGGCATCGTCATTTCCACCGTTATGCGGTTTGTGCTGTTTCTGGCCATTGTGGGCGTGCTGGTGCACGGGGCGGTGCTCGATAAGGACAACCCTGCCGCGGGCGTGTTTCGCGCGGCGGCCGGCGAGGCGGGCTTTCGGGTGTTTGGGGTGATTTTGTGGAGCGCGGCCATCTCGTCGGTGGTGGGCGCGGCCTACACGTCGGTGTCGTTTTTCAAGACCTTTCACCCGGTGTTTGCGCGCCACGAGCGGCTGTGCATCTCCGTGTTCATCGTGCTTTCCACCAGCGTGTTTGTGCTGGTGGGCAAGCCGGCGCAGCTGTTGGTAGTGGCCGGCGCGGTGAATGGCCTGATTCTGCCCATCGCCCTGAGCATTGTGCTGGTAGCCGCCACCAGCCGCCGCCTGATGGGCTCCTACCGCCACCCGCGCTGGATGCTGGCCGCCGGCTGGCTGGTGGTGCTGGTGATGGGCGCCCTGAGCGTGCCGGTATTGGTGGAGCAGCTGGCCGGGCTGCTGCGGTGA